The Sulfurospirillum diekertiae genomic sequence CTGGCTGGCAACATAACTGAAAAAGAGAAACAAAGAGTCGAATTGGCTAAAGCTCCAAGTGAAGCAGGCATCGGAGGTAAAGCAAAAAGTGAAGAGTGGGCAAAATACTACCCAAGACAGTTTGATTCTTGGAAGCAAACCAAAGAACAAGATAATCTCAAAGATATGCTTGCTCAAAAACCTTACCTTGTTGTTGCATGGGCTGGGTATCCTTTTTCAAAAGATTATAACGCTCCACGTGGTCACTTCTATGCTATTCAAGATAACGTTAACTCCCTTCGAACAGGGGCTCCAACCGATGCAAAGACAGGTCCTTTGCCAACCGCATGTTGGACATGTAAATCACCTGATGTTCCTCGTTTGATTGAAGAAGATGGTGAATTAGAATACTTTACAGGTAAATGGGCAAAATACGGCGCGCAAGTGGTTAATCCAATTGGCTGTGCAACCTGTCATGATGACAAAACAGCGCAGTTAAGCGTTCGTGTTCCTCATCTTAATCGTGGCTTGCAAGCAGCAGGGCTTAAAACATTCGAAGAGTCTACTCACCAAGAGAAACGCTCTTTAGTCTGTGCGCAATGTCACGTAGAATACTACTTTAAAAAGACAGAATGGAAAGATGCCAAAGGCGTTGATAAAACAGCCATGGTGGTGACCCTTCCTTATGGCAAAGGTTTAACCGTAGAAGCGATGGAAAAATACTATGATGAGATTAACTTCTCTGACTGGGTACATGGTATTTCTAAGACACCAATGATTAAAGCGCAACACCCTGATTGGGAGCTTTGGAGAACGGGAATTCACGGACAAAAAGGTGTTTCATGTGCCGATTGTCACATGCCTTATACGCAAGAAGGTGCTGTTAAATATTCTGATCACAACATTGGAAATCCTCTTAAAAATATGGATAAAAGTTGTATGAACTGCCATAGAGAGAGTGAAAATAAACTCAAAGGTATCGTACAACAAAAAGTAGAGCGAAAAGATTTCATGATGGATATCGCGTTTGATAATATTGCAAAAGCGCATCTTGAAACAGGCAAAGCGATGGAAGTAGGCGCAAGTGATGATGAACTTAAAGAGATCCGTACACTCATCCGTCATGCTCAATGGAGAGGTGATATGGCCATTGCAGGTCATGGTGCATTCTTCCATGCTCCTGAAGAGGTCTTAAGGCTTTTGGGATCTGCGAATGAGCAAGCCCAACAAGCACGCCTTAAATTGGTCAGTGTTCTTGCCAAACATGGTGTGATGGATTATATAGCACCTGATTTTGATACGAAAGAAAAAGCACAAAAAATCGCAAAAGTCAATCTCCAAGCTGAGATTGATGCAAAGTTGAAATTTAAAGAAACGCTTGAGAAAGAGTGGAAAAAAGAGGCAGCTGCTAAAGGCAGACTCGCTCCAAATTCCGTTGCTCTTGATCCTTCTGTTGATGTTAAATCTTCTTACTTCGACAAAACTAAGAAGTAAATTCTAAACAAGAGAGAGAGGTATCTCTCTCTTGCCTTGTGATATACTAAAACTTCCAAAGGCACTTTTAGTGTGTCACACTCTTCTTCCAAGGACAAACGTGTTGCTCAAAGTTTTCGGCTCTTACAAAACGACACTGTTTTTACTTTTCATTTTAGCTGTAGGTGCCGCGGTAGCAACCTTTGTTGAAAATGATTTTGGCACAGCGGTAGCGCGTCATTATGTTTACAATGCCATTTGGTACGAAGCATTTTTAACTCTGGGCGCGCTTAATCTTGCCATTGTCCTTTACCGATCTAAAATGTTTTTACATGTAAGCCGTTTTGTCTTTCATGCCACATTTATTCTCATCCTCATTGGCGCAGGTTTAACCCATTTTTTGGGCGTGGATGGCGTGATGAAAATCCGCGAAGGCTCAAGCTCCAATGTCATCTTTTCAAACGATAAAAATGTAGAAATCACCCTTCCTTTTGCCGTGCATCTTAACCATTTTGAGCTAGAGCGTTACTATGGCAGTCGTTCGCCTTCAGCGTATACCAGTGACGTTCGTGTGCTTGATGGCAACATGACGCTGGATGCTCAGATATTTATGAACCATACACTCACCTACAAAGGGTATAAATTTTTTCAAACCTTTTACGATCCCGATGAAAAAGGCACGATTCTCTCCGTCACCAAAGACCCTGGCGTTGAGGTGACGTATGTGGGGTATGCATTGCTTTTTTTAGGGCTGATCTTTAACCTTTTAGACCCCAAATCACGTTTTCGAAAACTTATTGCTGAGGTCAAAAGCAGTTCGCTTCTGGTGCTGCTTGTTTTGGTGGTGCAAACACCGTTGTGGTGTGAGAGCGAGTATGTACAAAACTATTTGAGTGAGCATCAGGTTAAGAGTAAAGTGGTCAGTGACGCGTTTGGCAAACTGGTCGTGCAGTCGCGTATGGGACGCATGAAGCCCTTTGATACACTTTCCCAAGAGGTACTGTATAAACTCAGCGGTCACAATAGTCTGTACGATATGGATGCCATGCAAATCGCACTTGGCATGCTTTCCCATCCAACGCTGTGGAAAAACCTTCCGATGATTCAGACCAAAACGCCGAAACTTCGAGCGTTCATTGGCGTGCGAAACGATCAAAAGCTCGCTTCCTTCAATGATTTTTTTGATGGACATCGCTACAAGTTAGAGGCTGAACTTCAAAAAGCACTGGCGATCAAACCCAGCCAGCGTGGGACGTTTGAAAACGATCTCATCAAAGTCGATGAGCGCCTGAGCATTGCGTTTATGCTCTACCAAGGCGTTCTCTTTAAAATCTTCCCACTGCCTAATGATACACACCACACATGGCTTGCCTTTGAGCAGATGTTTGCGCAATTAGAGGGAGAGGAAGCTGAAACACTTAAAGAGAGTTCCACCGCCTTTATCGAGGCACTGTTTGAGCGAGACTATGACAAAGCACTTTTACATGTAAAGACATTTTCACAGTTTCAAACCCACTATGGCGCCGATATTATGCCTTCACCCACACACATCAACATGGAAATACTTTTTAATAAACTGATGCTTTTTGAGCGTTTAACTATGGCGTATGTGCTCTTAGGTTTGGTGCTTTTAGGCGTTGCATTTGGGCGTGTTTTTGCGCCACAAACCTTTACATGTAAACTCACTCGACCGCTGTTTTTTATTGTTGCAGCGCTGTTTGTCGTGCATACCTGTGGATTGGCTTTGAGGTGGTATGTGAGCGGTCATGCACCACTGAGCGACACGTATGAGTCCATTGTGTACATCGCATGGTCGTGTCTGCTTTTTTGCATGCTTTTTATGCGTCGTTCCCTTTTTGCGCTCTCAGGCTCGGTCATGATGGCGGGCATTTTTATGTTTGTCGCACATTTGGGGCACATTGACCCAGAGATCACCAACCTTGTGCCTGTGCTCAAATCCTTTTGGCTTTCGGTGCATGTTTCCATCATTACCGCCAGTTATGGTTTTTTAGCACTCGGCTGTGCGCTGGGATTTTTCACGCTGATTCTCTTTACATGTAAACGCTCCACGCAAATTATTGCGACCATCAAACACCTCACGTCGATTAATGAAATCACCCTTATTTTGGGCTTGAGTCTTTTGGTCATCGGTAACTTTTTGGGCGGTATTTGGGCGAATGAATCGTGGGGACGCTATTGGGGTTGGGACCCTAAAGAGACGTGGGCGTATATTTCTATTTTAGTGTACACTTTCATTTTACATGTAAGACTTGTGCCACGGTTTTATTCACACTATCTTTTTGCCGTGCTCTCACTTTTAGGCTTTGCGTCCATCTTGATGACCTACTTTGGCGTGAATTTTTACCTAGCAGGCATGCACTCTTATGCTACGGGAGATCCTGTGCCCATTCCTACGTGGGTGTATGTGTGCAGTGGCGTGGTTGCTTGTTTGATTGTACTGTCGTATAAAAATAAAAATTTAAAGGAAGAAAAATGAATAAAATTAAATTACTAGCACTTTCACTAGCGCTCATCGGCAATCTTTACG encodes the following:
- the nrfA gene encoding ammonia-forming cytochrome c nitrite reductase, whose amino-acid sequence is MMKFKVLLVGSLVAIGAMALLAGNITEKEKQRVELAKAPSEAGIGGKAKSEEWAKYYPRQFDSWKQTKEQDNLKDMLAQKPYLVVAWAGYPFSKDYNAPRGHFYAIQDNVNSLRTGAPTDAKTGPLPTACWTCKSPDVPRLIEEDGELEYFTGKWAKYGAQVVNPIGCATCHDDKTAQLSVRVPHLNRGLQAAGLKTFEESTHQEKRSLVCAQCHVEYYFKKTEWKDAKGVDKTAMVVTLPYGKGLTVEAMEKYYDEINFSDWVHGISKTPMIKAQHPDWELWRTGIHGQKGVSCADCHMPYTQEGAVKYSDHNIGNPLKNMDKSCMNCHRESENKLKGIVQQKVERKDFMMDIAFDNIAKAHLETGKAMEVGASDDELKEIRTLIRHAQWRGDMAIAGHGAFFHAPEEVLRLLGSANEQAQQARLKLVSVLAKHGVMDYIAPDFDTKEKAQKIAKVNLQAEIDAKLKFKETLEKEWKKEAAAKGRLAPNSVALDPSVDVKSSYFDKTKK
- the ccsA gene encoding cytochrome c biogenesis protein CcsA yields the protein MLLKVFGSYKTTLFLLFILAVGAAVATFVENDFGTAVARHYVYNAIWYEAFLTLGALNLAIVLYRSKMFLHVSRFVFHATFILILIGAGLTHFLGVDGVMKIREGSSSNVIFSNDKNVEITLPFAVHLNHFELERYYGSRSPSAYTSDVRVLDGNMTLDAQIFMNHTLTYKGYKFFQTFYDPDEKGTILSVTKDPGVEVTYVGYALLFLGLIFNLLDPKSRFRKLIAEVKSSSLLVLLVLVVQTPLWCESEYVQNYLSEHQVKSKVVSDAFGKLVVQSRMGRMKPFDTLSQEVLYKLSGHNSLYDMDAMQIALGMLSHPTLWKNLPMIQTKTPKLRAFIGVRNDQKLASFNDFFDGHRYKLEAELQKALAIKPSQRGTFENDLIKVDERLSIAFMLYQGVLFKIFPLPNDTHHTWLAFEQMFAQLEGEEAETLKESSTAFIEALFERDYDKALLHVKTFSQFQTHYGADIMPSPTHINMEILFNKLMLFERLTMAYVLLGLVLLGVAFGRVFAPQTFTCKLTRPLFFIVAALFVVHTCGLALRWYVSGHAPLSDTYESIVYIAWSCLLFCMLFMRRSLFALSGSVMMAGIFMFVAHLGHIDPEITNLVPVLKSFWLSVHVSIITASYGFLALGCALGFFTLILFTCKRSTQIIATIKHLTSINEITLILGLSLLVIGNFLGGIWANESWGRYWGWDPKETWAYISILVYTFILHVRLVPRFYSHYLFAVLSLLGFASILMTYFGVNFYLAGMHSYATGDPVPIPTWVYVCSGVVACLIVLSYKNKNLKEEK